The window GAGGCTAGAGGTCCAGGAAGAAGGCAACAGGCATCCCGCCTCTCCCCCACTCGAGCTCCAAAACAGCCCTTTAAGCTGCCTTTTAAACTTTGCGGCTCGACAAGTCTCCCCCTTGGTTGCGATGCTTTAGTTTGACATTGGGATGCTCTGGTTCAACATTGCTTGTTTGCTGCAGTTTGGTtgtgttgggctttgttggtcaAGCTTGCGAGTTTtaatgttgaaccagagaatccgAAGCAAGCAGGGGGGACAAactgcagagtttaaaagcctCAGACAtgttccccccataggaaacaactgAGAGTGGCTGGGGGTAGCTTGTTCAGGGAACCACAGAATTTGACCCCAGGgatccaatcctcctgaaatttggggggtctctAGCACAGGTTAcctacaaatttggtggtttgcttaaaaatccccccccaaagccccaaagacattccccccctttcccaggaAATGACAGCTGGATAAATTCaggattttctgacccagatcaTGGAATCTGACCGGGATGTCAGGGATATCATATtatttttggtatccctgaaacccagatccagatcacccagatatttttttgtGCACATCTCTACTACGGACAAAGTTGCCCAAGTCTCATAGAAGCTGATGGTTTGGTGTACTATGACATGAGGGATACAATATTTTAGGACCTTAAGTTTGAATTGGTGCATGATTATGCACCCAGTTGCCAAAGCATCAGCAAGTAACCGTGTGTACTCTGACCTTGCCTGAGGTGAAACTGCATGAATTAGCcatcagccccctcccccctttttcttgcCCAACACTAATGTTACTATTTTCATACTTCACATCCAACATACTACCTAGGATACTTTTTTGGAAATCTGTAACTGTTCCAATCCTAGTGCTCTATGCTTACAAGATGCAAAACAAGATGTATCATATGTTGAACCTCTTCAGTAAGCAATACATTTATCCATATAGATGGGGTGGCTTCTCTGATGCATCAAGAAAATTACTAATTACCTTAAGGAAAGAAAAGGCCCCCATTCAGTTATTACCTTCTCTTTGCCTTTGTTTGGACTAGTGGATTTGGCAGAAGTGgcttctttttctatagtgcccaCAAAACGATGATCTGACTGGGTATGAAATGAAACAGTACCCTTTGGAAGTTTTTTAATTCTTATAGCATGATTTCTTTGAGCAGACAGCATGTCCTAAACAAGAGAGCAAAAATGTTAAGCAAAGTAATATAAAAATGGTGTCTAAACTctaggggggggggtcaatatTTTGCTTACAGGAACCACTGTGAACTCTACTTCATCTGAAATGTGGAGCTGATTGCCATCTAGAATTTCACTGAAGTGAAAGAACATGCGGGCATCTCTGTCAACACATTTAATGAAACCAAAACCATCTCTCATTGCTGCAATCACACCCTATGGACATAAAACATGGGTTATTTCAACTACTGAAAAGTTCTTAGAAAATCCATCACATATATACAGTATTTATGGCTGGCTGTCAAGAAAGCCTCTCTCCATTTAGAAGACAAGACAATTTGGCTAGATTTTCAGGATTTAGTCCTACAATTTTCAAGGAACTAATAGGTTTAGTCATCCCCTTACACTGTGAACCATACCTCAACACAACAGCATTCTTCAGACTAGATCTTTACAAATCTAATTAGATGTATCATGTGCTCCTCCCAAGGCACTAGGATGATTTCAGCATTGGTGTTTTTTCACAGCAACAGAATCTCCATACAGGTCAAAGGACATGGGCACTATATTCCCCCTCAGTACACATTTCCAAAAGACTCTCACTGTAAGCTATTAGATTAGAAACTGACTTACCATACAATTCCATTATACAACCAAGGCTACAACCAAGGCCACAACTAATTTCTTTAAGTTTTAACTTGCCATATTTTCTTCTGAAGATGCAGCATTGCTTCATGGTAGTAAGATTCTTCCCACAGCCAAGGGAAGTGCAGTGTGCTAAACATTCAAAATAATTCCCACTGCCTCATTCATCACTTTAGAAATCTGACCACCTAGGCTTAGCTGCAAGTCAAGCAATTCATAAACGATGTGACTATAATACCGCACATAGATGTCATATGCCATTCCCATGCCTCTGCAGAGAACACTTAATGCTTACCATTTCTCTAGCCTCATTAGTAAACTGGAAAGTATTGGGAAGAACTTCAATATTAGTGGCTCGTTCCAACTTATCACGCCGATCCGTTGAAATGTTAAATCTGACATGGTCACCTTCTAACAGGGTCACCTTTGATTTTGTATCTTTATCTCCAAAAGGAAGTTCTTTAGGAATCACAAAGTCAACCTTTATACGTCCAGGCAGTGGGTCATTCTGATTACagtatttaaaaagagagagagctgagATTAGAGCAGAAACTGCACTAAAGAAGCAATTTGCAGTACAGGATTGCCCCTGCAATGGAAAAGGGTGCAGTCCAAGTAGAAGCAAGCTTTCTCTTTCCTATACAAATTCTTTTCCCTTTACTCAATACCATTTGTCACAGTATTTAAAATGAAACTATACTAGGTGAGAAAAGCtgtaaatttaatgagcatcatGATTACCTGATTTTTGTTGGGTACTTTTGGAATTACTTTGGTTACTGTTCCCTCAAAGTGTTCAATGCTGATATCTTCAAAAATAACAGTTCCTTGAGGCAAAAGTCTTACTTCAGTTGCAACTTCTTTACTCTAGGAGAAAAGTCAAATGGTCAGCTATGCAGAAGCAATATGTCATTCATGGACAAAAATGCTGCTTCCAAAGCCATTAATTAGAATTTAGATGTTAAGGAATTTGGCCTTACATTTCTCTCTCTGATTGTGAACTCCACATCATCACCAGGCTGTAAGGCTTCTAGGTCACCTTTAAATTCACTATAGTGAAAGAATATCTCCTTTACAACATCACCCCTTTCAATGAATCCAAAGGCTTCCTAAGAGAAAAACAATATATTTAGCACATTATCTTAAAACAGCCCACCTAACAGATCCTAGCTAGAACAAAGAGTTTTAGGAGGCTAGCAGTCAAAGTGGACAACCCCCCAACAGTGTTTTAAGAAGACAGTGTAAATCATTTTATGTATGTCAGGATTGGTAGGCAGGGTTTTGTTAACCAAAATACTCTTTGGCAGACTTGTGCACTGTTCCTTCTAAAGCAATAAACTTGTTAACTACCAGGGGAAGAAAGTGAAAGGTGCAGAGAGTTAGTTACCTTCATGGCACAAACTACTCCTTGACACCGGGcttgtttctttttcaaaagcaTAATGTTACGAGCACTTACAGCACCAGTACTATAAGAGGAAAAAAAAGGTGAACTGACACCACAAGAATTTCTCGATATCTTTTCTACAGAGAACATTTCTTGAAGAGTAcatgttttatataaacaaaatacAAATCTTCTCCTGTTAATTGATTGGTTATTTCAGGAAGGAATCCGCTTAAACCAAGATCCACTATTCATTTTTTTAAGTATACAAATGGGATATGAACTTTAATAAGTGTTCCAAATCATAGCACCTTTAGCAAAATTAATGATTAAGAGGACTGTGAATGTTTATAGCGAGTTCCCTCTAAAACTAGAAATGCCAGTTTCTTGAAAACTTAATACTTAAGACAATATAAAATTactgttactgtttattgttacttactgtttatttgtatcaataataaagtttattttatcTCCAGTTTCCAGCTGAACATTTCCTTCAACATCTTCTGGGGTGTAAGTTAAGTAGAACACCTCCTGTGAAATAAAATTTGATTTAGGATTAATATTTTTGCTAGCTCCTTTAAGAGAAAAGATAGATTATTTTAAACTCTGGGAACTGGGAAAATGTTATTTGAAATAATGTGTACAATTTTATGAAACTTAAATTAGTGATCTCTAGTGAACATTAACTTTTCTAGTTCAGTATTTTAGATAATTTAGCTTTAGTCTGAAGTTCTGAAAATACTTCAGAATTATATAGTCAAGACATGTCAGATCTCTACTAATGAACTTTTGTTTAATGAATACAAGATTAACAATTTACATTTAAACTTCCAGAAAGCAAGTTCAGTTTTAGCTACCTACACTGACAAGTATTTTAGCTTAAGTTACATTGGAGGATCAATCAAAAAGTTTAAGTAAATACATAAGTTTTACCCCATTACGTTCGTAGCATACACTCCCTGTTGGACTCTGACCCGGGGCAGCTGGAGACTTACTCTCTAAGTTGTGAGGAACAGCACACACAACCTACCAgtcaaaaaaaaatccattgctAATTATTTCCAAAGGCAGCATTATGCATCACAGACTGTTAGTTATCTTCTAGTATATACTCAGGGATGCACTTTACTGGTAACCCACAATAGTATGCCATGCTGCAAAATTTAAACCTTACAGTACTTATGTGAACTGTAAGAATTGTGCTTGGTTAGGTAAAACCCAAATTTTATGTATtgccaaaacaagaaaaaaattaaatttgagAAAAGTGTACGTAACTACGGAGAGGCATGCTACACTCAACTATATCCTTGTCTGTCTGACCACAGCAGATGCATATGGCATGCATGTAAGAAAAACTAAAACGTCACATCCACTAACTTGTCCATTTATTCGCTCTTCAGGTAATGTTTCTGTTTTTATCTTCACCAGTTTAATAGCAATGGGTTTTCCAGTTCGCCGATCAGAAGAGACTTCAAATTCAACATCATCTGTAAAGCAATTAAAGCCACAATAATCACTGTTATGGTTTTCAGTTCTGTTTACATATAATGGGCATGACACAAAAACAGCATTTTTCCTTTCCTTAAACAGCACTCCTGATGACCAAAATAAATAGCTAAGTTTCAAAAATGCTTGTAAGGTTCCATGAAAACCTGTCTATAAAAATGCTTGTAAGGTTCCATAAAAATCTGCCTATAAACAAATTACAACTTataaagctgatgggcagtagattcaggatggacaaaaggaaatacttctttatataATAATCAATCAgtatgtggaattcactgctataGGATACAGTGATGGCCCCAGGCATatgcagctttaaaaggggattagaaagATTCGTGGAgaagtctatcagtggctactagccatcgTGACAAAaaggaacctccacgttcagaggcagtagATCTCTGAATACTAATGCTAGGAGGTAACATTAGAGGAAGCCCATGGCCTGTGGCTGTCTGTCTGGagtaactggttgaccactgtgtgagagaaaatgctggactagatggaccattggtccgaTACAGTAGGGCTCTTTTTAAGCATTGAGTCTCAATCACTAACACCTAGTTTGATCTTGGATCAAAATAAATAACTGCTTGAAATAACTCCCCATCCATGAATGATCTGTAATTTCAGGATATTTCATGCTCACCTCAGCTCCTTCTGTAAATCATTTAAACCCAAACCTTTCTACAACTGGGAGACTTTTTCTGTATCGACTTTTCAGTTAAGGAAACCCTGCATGTTGCAGGCATTAAAACACACCTGCAGGTTCTGAAGCTGCACAATGTCTACCATCACTGATTTTCTGTTTCAAACTACTACACTATTAACAATCTTTCTGGGAACCTTGTCTGCTATCATTTCAAAGAGGAACCCCAACGAACACTGAGGGATCACAGTTTGCAAAGCATTTTCTAGTACGCCCCTCACAACATGTCAGCACTATAGCAAGGTAAACAGTTTACTGAATAATTGCAGATGTGTTTATAGCTACAAGAGATATTAAGCTTTGTAATGCAAGTTAAGATAGTTCACAATTACAAACTCTGAGAATTCTACCAGTCACTTAATTACCTCCTACTTTAAGCTCTTGTAGGTTGCCATTGTACTGTGAACAGTGGAAGAACAGTCTTGCTTGCCGTTCTGAACACTGAATGAATCCATAGGAGGTCAGCAGTTTTTCAATAACCCCAGTTTCACGCAGTCCTGCAGAAGTACCATTGGGGTACCCGTTGTGTCCATTGTTATGGAGAAGGTTTGGATCAAAGCTCATCTGAAATCAAAGGGAAACTTGTTAACTCTTCCAAGAGCAATCCCCATTTCTATGCTATACTTACTCAATATAATAGAACAAGTACTGAGTGAATGTCAATGTTTAAAGACTATCAGACAAAAAAGTAGGTGGCTAACAGTTACTGAATCATAAGGTTTATATACCTGTCAACAGCTGCATAACTCAGCTTTAACAAACTACACACAGGTAACTCAAATTGCTATATATGTAGCATAAAATCAAAACTGCACTCAAAATTAGCCTTGAATACAGCCTGCCAACGGAGGTCAACAAAAAAGCAAAGCCAAAACAATATGTACACGCTTAGTCTAAAAATGACTTCCTTAACTGGGTTAGTCCCTATCCTATCCTTAAATATACGCAAAGCATCAGAGCCATCAGGTATCATCACCTGACATACTCATTCATCTTAACTGTTCCTTCAGCATCTGCAAATAGATCGGTTAATTccataaaatggagaggaaagattAGAGATAAATGGCCAATGCTTATCACTATTCTaagcttctttttaaaacataGGTAAAATTTTAAAAGCTTTCAAATATTTAATCATATGATACTTTTACAACAATTTGGTTAAGAAATTAAATCCAGCGAAGTTAGTATTACAGCACTCCTCCTAATGTGTTATTAGGAACCAGTGAAAACACCATGCATGTTTAAAACAAAGCAATGACAAAGTCATGCATTCTGAGACTATGTATTACACTCATGCCGCAGCTTCCTGTGTATCTGTTTAAGAAAAACTATTTTGTGCAACTTTCTGCAACTCTGAACAACTACAGAGGGTACAAAACTCCCACTTTAAAAAAGGTCAAGTTTTATGACTAAACAGATCACTTAACTGCATTGAAATCTGGTAATAAAAGCAGTctcattagccattgtaaattctTGACCTATCCTTCAAGAACAATGATGAATATGAAATTCCTAAGGCAGATTTTGAAGACAAAACCGTGCAATATTATAACAACTTGGGAGTAACTCTAGATGAGCTCAAAAGGATAAGTAATTAAAAGCATATGTAAGTATGGACTTGGAAAGTCTATGGAGGCTTTTTAATTAAGTAAGACTGGTACTAAGGTGACAATATGAcatttagaaaaacaaaaactccCCCAACCCCCAATTCATCCCAAACACACACATTACAAATGTGGCAGCATTAGAGATGCAACAATCCCTCTGGAGAGGATGCATACAACTTTTAATCTGACTTGTCACAAATTATGTCATATTGTGTATCAAGTGAAGCTTCTCTCTTAGATCTGTACTCTCAGTTTTTGCAAATTAAAATTTAGGTTTTGCTTGTTCACACCTATAAGTGGACAAAATGAATGCAACCAACATTTCATAAGGCATAAAATGAAGTTACAACTCCTCCAAACACAGACACTGTGAAACATTTAGTTTCTGAAACAGATACAGGAAAGCACAATCTGAGAATCCAGACGGTTCAGGTGGCATTTTGTCAGTTAACCTGTTGAGGAGATTTAACAACAGTGACATTAAAAGTGAGAACATAAGCATACAAGAGTTAACAGCTAAGATCACCATGCTGTGATGACATGTCTGTTAACTGCCACCCTGACTTACAGATCTTTGATAAAGGGGGGTCCTCTTCTGTTTTTTAGACCCAGATGAAGTAGAAGATGAAGAGAAAGGTAAAGGATGAGAAGGAAGGGGAGctgcaggaggggggagaggatctgATGACACAGTATAATGGTTCTCCATCTCATACAGCTGTGATAACATAGTACACAGTATAACTAGTCAATAGTTAGCACATCTTTAAAAGTACATCCAAGTTAACTATCAAATGCCATGTTTCAAGAGACTTAGCTGGAAGTCAAAAGTAGTCAATCCAAATTTTGAGCTTCATAAGATTACAGCATAAATTTTATGAATAAACACTATTTCTAAGCCATTAATTTCTCTCCAACAATGCTTCAGGTAGCTCATAATACCAGAACCTGAACCAGCTCTTGCACAAAAGTAATCATAAGGAAGATGTGTCACTGGAGAAAAATACACACAGTAGACAATGCCAATTGTTATCACATTATTCATGTTCTTGTACTAGAACAAAGAACATGCCCAAATATATCTCTCTCCTTTCGCACTTTAAAGGGAGAATAGAACCCTTATGTTTGAAGGGAACAATAATTGGTACTTAAATGAGAGCCAGAAAAACTACTACATGTTATACAGGTTCTGTTTTGCATAGCTCAGGCTTTGAGTAAGAGGCTCAAGGATTTATGCTCATGGCATATTCAACAAATCCTCTATAGAGCACATTCATACAATGTTTCATGAGTTGGATGTTAAGATAGCTAACCTATCTTTCACAACATTTAAAGACTTTGTAAGATAGCAAGTCCTACCTTCTCCTTCCCATGACTTGGAGAACACAGCATTCCACCTTAATTCAACGCATGACCGCTTCAAAATTTGGTCCGTAAATTCAATTTAGTATCACTTCAGCAAGTTTACAGAAGGCCTCAGCTCTACCACAGCTTTGTTAAATATATTATGCAAATGCTACTGCACAGAGTATAACTTAACAGAAAAATATTGCAGGCTGACCATTTAATGTGCAAGTTCTATAGAACATATTATGTCACTCTTATATTTACAGACAGTTGCTGGTTAACTATTGTCCCATGCCAAATCCATAACGCAGGAAACAGTTCCTGTTCATGTGCAATTTTCAGTTTTTTACGGCAAGGAAGATGAGTTTTTAAAGTCTTAAACCCTAGAATGTTACTAATTTTAAACATGGGACACTGCCTTTTATGGAGTCAAACTATTGGTTCATTTACACTGTAGTTAATTTGTAGTGGCAGTGGTTTTCCAAGGTTGGGAGACAAAATCCTGCTACCCAGCATCTTTAACTGACTATActagggattaaacctgggaacCTGTGCATGTAGAGTATGTACTCTAGAACACAGGGGCAGCTCCTCCCCAGGCTACACTTAAAATTCCTGTTTCAGACATCCTCAACTATGCTCAAATATGATCTTTAGAAACCTGACTCATTTTTTATATGATCATGACTACAGTAttcatttgttatttatttagacaaGGCTTCAGAAAATTTTAAGTCATTCCCTACTCAAATACACCAAGCATGAGAACAAACACACTATTAAAGTGAAAGAATTCTGTATCAGTTTAACATAGTATTAAACTAGTAATCATAGTTAATTTTCTGAACTGTACTATCTGGACCATTTCTATGATACTAAAGCACAGTGGTGATAAAGTCTCAATTAACTACTTATTAATTATATTTCCTAGCTAACAGTGGagtttccacacacaaaaaaacaaaaaaggttgGCAGACATGCACTCTGCCTCTTTTAAACAGGAGATTATCTTAAAATACTCTCAAAGGCAGACAACTCAAATTATGAGAGCATGTTTTCTATAGAGAGACTGCAGAATTTCAAAATTCTCTATGTattgggttttatttttaaaacagctggAGAGGTAACCAATTGCCCTGGTATAAGAACTAGGCCTGGTACAATGACCAATGAAGAGAATGATTGGGAATGAGGGGGAAGAGTGTGAAATGACTTTCAAACTGAAACTATCAATATTAGAGTTTTAGCTTCCTCACCACACTCTGGTAAGGTTTCCAGATGCCTCAGGTGATAAGAGGCCCCCAAATGAGCAGGTATTTCTGCTAGTAATTGGCAAACTGGCCACATATTTTTTGCTCAAAGGAGGTTGTTGCATCACACCATCTGAGCTAGTTTGGCTTTACCCTTAAGAATATTGCTAGTATGGCAAAAGAACTTACTGATTGGCCATAAGGTGATAAATTCAGTCCGACTGGAGATGCATTGCCCAGGTTGGCACTAACGTATGCAGTAGGGGGAGAAGACGGCATGGAAAATTCAACAAATTCTTTCCAGGTGCTTGCCATATTTTTACGCCTGTTTCAACTTAATTTTATAATGCTGCATATAACAAAATCAAACAAGACAACCTTGTCAATGTAAATCTGCCACTTATCCAGCGTCATCAAAAAAGCTGCCATGCTGGCAGCCTCCTAATATTTTAGACAAGAAGGGATTGATGTGCTAGTTAAGGAAGCATTTATTAGCTTTATAAACTTCAGAGGGGTTCTGAAATGGAGAAAGAAGCTGGCTGCTAATGGAACCCATGGTTACTATCAATTTTGCTATCCTTACAACATCAGGTAATTTCCATTTAACCTACCAGCATATGAAATGGAGACTCACTGACGGATATCAGTAATTGGGAGAAGGATATGAAGAAAGTTGGAGATCAGATTTACAGAATTAGAGTAAATTGGTTTCAAAAGTGAGAAACTGGAAAATAGCAGCAGAAAGCTTTGAAGAACAGCTACAAGATTGCATTCTGTTAGTTCAACAAATATAACCAACAGTAATGCTGAAATAATTTAAGAGGAGCACCACAACCATATGTTAGATCTATTTTGACATTCTGACCAACAGTAGTTGTGATTTGAACAAAATAATTAACTGTTGCATCAAACAGGATGATTAAAGACAATATGTTGTTATTAAACAGAGTACATGCACCAACCTCGCAGTGATATTCTAATATTGCACTTTCAGTAGTATTCGCCGATTCTTCGTTTCAGCACACGTTTCAAAGTTTGAAGATTGCTATTGTTAAAAAAAGAGATAGCAAGAGAAAAGTGATCTATCAAGCTAATAAGGAATAACTGGTGCTGGGCAGTTTCAGCACAGCACTGAAGAAAACAAAGACTACTAGCAGCGTTGGGACGTGCTCTTTTGAAGCTGTTGAGTAGGCACAAACTTCTTGTTTCAGATCAAGT of the Eublepharis macularius isolate TG4126 chromosome 5, MPM_Emac_v1.0, whole genome shotgun sequence genome contains:
- the CSDE1 gene encoding cold shock domain-containing protein E1 isoform X5 produces the protein MSFDPNLLHNNGHNGYPNGTSAGLRETGVIEKLLTSYGFIQCSERQARLFFHCSQYNGNLQELKVGDDVEFEVSSDRRTGKPIAIKLVKIKTETLPEERINGQVVCAVPHNLESKSPAAPGQSPTGSVCYERNGEVFYLTYTPEDVEGNVQLETGDKINFIIDTNKHTGAVSARNIMLLKKKQARCQGVVCAMKEAFGFIERGDVVKEIFFHYSEFKGDLEALQPGDDVEFTIRERNSKEVATEVRLLPQGTVIFEDISIEHFEGTVTKVIPKVPNKNQNDPLPGRIKVDFVIPKELPFGDKDTKSKVTLLEGDHVRFNISTDRRDKLERATNIEVLPNTFQFTNEAREMGVIAAMRDGFGFIKCVDRDARMFFHFSEILDGNQLHISDEVEFTVVPDMLSAQRNHAIRIKKLPKGTVSFHTQSDHRFVGTIEKEATSAKSTSPNKGKEKEAEEGIIAYDDCGVKLTIPYQAKDVEGSTSPQIGDKVEFTVCEVKRTGLQTATSVRMLGRNYSSKRLLGYVATLKDNFGFIETANHDKEIFFHYSEFCGDIDSLELGDMVEYSLSKGKGNKVSAEKVNKTHTVNGITDEADPTVYTGKVIRPLRSVDPTQTEYQGMIEVMEEGEMKGDVYPFGIVGMANKGDCLQKGETVKFQLCVLGQNGQTMACNITPFRRATVECVKDQFGFINYEVGDSKKLFFHVKEVQDGVELQAGDEVEFSVILNQRTGKCSACNVWRVSEGAKAVAAPRPDRLVNRLKSINLDDASAPRLTVLRQPRGPDNSKGFVAERKIRQAGVID
- the CSDE1 gene encoding cold shock domain-containing protein E1 isoform X4 gives rise to the protein MENHYTVSSDPLPPPAAPLPSHPLPFSSSSTSSGSKKQKRTPLYQRSMSFDPNLLHNNGHNGYPNGTSAGLRETGVIEKLLTSYGFIQCSERQARLFFHCSQYNGNLQELKVGDDVEFEVSSDRRTGKPIAIKLVKIKTETLPEERINGQVVCAVPHNLESKSPAAPGQSPTGSVCYERNGEVFYLTYTPEDVEGNVQLETGDKINFIIDTNKHTGAVSARNIMLLKKKQARCQGVVCAMKEAFGFIERGDVVKEIFFHYSEFKGDLEALQPGDDVEFTIRERNSKEVATEVRLLPQGTVIFEDISIEHFEGTVTKVIPKVPNKNQNDPLPGRIKVDFVIPKELPFGDKDTKSKVTLLEGDHVRFNISTDRRDKLERATNIEVLPNTFQFTNEAREMGVIAAMRDGFGFIKCVDRDARMFFHFSEILDGNQLHISDEVEFTVVPDMLSAQRNHAIRIKKLPKGTVSFHTQSDHRFVGTIEKEATSAKSTSPNKGKEKEAEEGIIAYDDCGVKLTIPYQAKDVEGSTSPQIGDKVEFTVCEVKRTGLQTATSVRMLGRNYSSKRLLGYVATLKDNFGFIETANHDKEIFFHYSEFCGDIDSLELGDMVEYSLSKGKGNKVSAEKVNKTHTVNGITDEADPTVYTGKVIRPLRSVDPTQTEYQGMIEVMEEGEMKGDVYPFGIVGMANKGDCLQKGETVKFQLCVLGQNGQTMACNITPFRRATVECVKDQFGFINYEVGDSKKLFFHVKEVQDGVELQAGDEVEFSVILNQRTGKCSACNVWRVSEGAKAVAAPRPDRLVNRLKSINLDDASAPRLTVLRQPRGPDNSKGFVAERKIRQAGVID
- the CSDE1 gene encoding cold shock domain-containing protein E1 isoform X1 — translated: MASTWKEFVEFSMPSSPPTAYVSANLGNASPVGLNLSPYGQSLYEMENHYTVSSDPLPPPAAPLPSHPLPFSSSSTSSGSKKQKRTPLYQRSMSFDPNLLHNNGHNGYPNGTSAGLRETGVIEKLLTSYGFIQCSERQARLFFHCSQYNGNLQELKVGDDVEFEVSSDRRTGKPIAIKLVKIKTETLPEERINGQVVCAVPHNLESKSPAAPGQSPTGSVCYERNGEVFYLTYTPEDVEGNVQLETGDKINFIIDTNKHTGAVSARNIMLLKKKQARCQGVVCAMKEAFGFIERGDVVKEIFFHYSEFKGDLEALQPGDDVEFTIRERNSKEVATEVRLLPQGTVIFEDISIEHFEGTVTKVIPKVPNKNQNDPLPGRIKVDFVIPKELPFGDKDTKSKVTLLEGDHVRFNISTDRRDKLERATNIEVLPNTFQFTNEAREMGVIAAMRDGFGFIKCVDRDARMFFHFSEILDGNQLHISDEVEFTVVPDMLSAQRNHAIRIKKLPKGTVSFHTQSDHRFVGTIEKEATSAKSTSPNKGKEKEAEEGIIAYDDCGVKLTIPYQAKDVEGSTSPQIGDKVEFTVCEVKRTGLQTATSVRMLGRNYSSKRLLGYVATLKDNFGFIETANHDKEIFFHYSEFCGDIDSLELGDMVEYSLSKGKGNKVSAEKVNKTHTVNGITDEADPTVYTGKVIRPLRSVDPTQTEYQGMIEVMEEGEMKGDVYPFGIVGMANKGDCLQKGETVKFQLCVLGQNGQTMACNITPFRRATVECVKDQFGFINYEVGDSKKLFFHVKEVQDGVELQAGDEVEFSVILNQRTGKCSACNVWRVSEGAKAVAAPRPDRLVNRLKSINLDDASAPRLTVLRQPRGPDNSKGFVAERKIRQAGVID
- the CSDE1 gene encoding cold shock domain-containing protein E1 isoform X3 translates to MASTWKEFVEFSMPSSPPTAYVSANLGNASPVGLNLSPYGQSKRTPLYQRSMSFDPNLLHNNGHNGYPNGTSAGLRETGVIEKLLTSYGFIQCSERQARLFFHCSQYNGNLQELKVGDDVEFEVSSDRRTGKPIAIKLVKIKTETLPEERINGQVVCAVPHNLESKSPAAPGQSPTGSVCYERNGEVFYLTYTPEDVEGNVQLETGDKINFIIDTNKHTGAVSARNIMLLKKKQARCQGVVCAMKEAFGFIERGDVVKEIFFHYSEFKGDLEALQPGDDVEFTIRERNSKEVATEVRLLPQGTVIFEDISIEHFEGTVTKVIPKVPNKNQNDPLPGRIKVDFVIPKELPFGDKDTKSKVTLLEGDHVRFNISTDRRDKLERATNIEVLPNTFQFTNEAREMGVIAAMRDGFGFIKCVDRDARMFFHFSEILDGNQLHISDEVEFTVVPDMLSAQRNHAIRIKKLPKGTVSFHTQSDHRFVGTIEKEATSAKSTSPNKGKEKEAEEGIIAYDDCGVKLTIPYQAKDVEGSTSPQIGDKVEFTVCEVKRTGLQTATSVRMLGRNYSSKRLLGYVATLKDNFGFIETANHDKEIFFHYSEFCGDIDSLELGDMVEYSLSKGKGNKVSAEKVNKTHTVNGITDEADPTVYTGKVIRPLRSVDPTQTEYQGMIEVMEEGEMKGDVYPFGIVGMANKGDCLQKGETVKFQLCVLGQNGQTMACNITPFRRATVECVKDQFGFINYEVGDSKKLFFHVKEVQDGVELQAGDEVEFSVILNQRTGKCSACNVWRVSEGAKAVAAPRPDRLVNRLKSINLDDASAPRLTVLRQPRGPDNSKGFVAERKIRQAGVID
- the CSDE1 gene encoding cold shock domain-containing protein E1 isoform X2; its protein translation is MASTWKEFVEFSMPSSPPTAYVSANLGNASPVGLNLSPYGQSLYEMENHYTVSSDPLPPPAAPLPSHPLPFSSSSTSSGSKKQKRTPLYQRSMSFDPNLLHNNGHNGYPNGTSAGLRETGVIEKLLTSYGFIQCSERQARLFFHCSQYNGNLQELKVGDDVEFEVSSDRRTGKPIAIKLVKIKTETLPEERINGQEVFYLTYTPEDVEGNVQLETGDKINFIIDTNKHTGAVSARNIMLLKKKQARCQGVVCAMKEAFGFIERGDVVKEIFFHYSEFKGDLEALQPGDDVEFTIRERNSKEVATEVRLLPQGTVIFEDISIEHFEGTVTKVIPKVPNKNQNDPLPGRIKVDFVIPKELPFGDKDTKSKVTLLEGDHVRFNISTDRRDKLERATNIEVLPNTFQFTNEAREMGVIAAMRDGFGFIKCVDRDARMFFHFSEILDGNQLHISDEVEFTVVPDMLSAQRNHAIRIKKLPKGTVSFHTQSDHRFVGTIEKEATSAKSTSPNKGKEKEAEEGIIAYDDCGVKLTIPYQAKDVEGSTSPQIGDKVEFTVCEVKRTGLQTATSVRMLGRNYSSKRLLGYVATLKDNFGFIETANHDKEIFFHYSEFCGDIDSLELGDMVEYSLSKGKGNKVSAEKVNKTHTVNGITDEADPTVYTGKVIRPLRSVDPTQTEYQGMIEVMEEGEMKGDVYPFGIVGMANKGDCLQKGETVKFQLCVLGQNGQTMACNITPFRRATVECVKDQFGFINYEVGDSKKLFFHVKEVQDGVELQAGDEVEFSVILNQRTGKCSACNVWRVSEGAKAVAAPRPDRLVNRLKSINLDDASAPRLTVLRQPRGPDNSKGFVAERKIRQAGVID